Part of the Nitrosopumilus sp. genome, TTACTATCAAAATATTGAATAATTTCTTTTTTGAAGATACTGGTTCTTGACTTTGTGGTTTTTACTACATGTCTTATCACTGGTTTTTTAATTTGAACAGTTTTGAGATTTGATTTTCTTGGCATTTTCTATGATGAGTTTACTAAAACGATTTTTATAGGGAAATGGGTCAGTGACATTTGTGGAAAAGGTCTGCGTTCTTGGCGCTGGTAGCACCAAATATGGAAAATTAAGTGAAAGTATTGCTGATATTACTACTCAGGCATCGGTTTCAGCCATAGAGAGCGCAGGTATTGATCCTAAAGAGATCAAAGCATCTTACATTTCAAACGTTTTTGGAGTAGCTGACAAGCAGGTCCATATCGGTCCTGTATTGATGAGCAGATTAGGAATTCCTGATAAACCATCATTAACTATAGAGTCTGCATGTGGTAGTGGTTCCGTGTCATTTAGAGAAGCATATGCAAATGTTGCAGCAGGATTTTATGATTGCCTTGTAGTAACTGGTGTTGAAAAAGTAACTCACACTGGAACTGAATGGACAACAACTTATTTTGCATATTGTTCTGACTTTTTCTATGAAGGTCAAGCTGGTGCATCATTTCCAGGTTTGTTTGCATCTATGGCAAGAGCTTACTTGACAGAGTTTGATGCAACTGAAGAAGACTTTGCTGCAGTTGCAGTAAAGAATCACGATAATGGTTTTCTTAATCCAAAAGCTCACATGCAAAAGAAGATTACTGTTGATGACGTAATGAAATCAGCAGTTGTTGCAAGTCCACTAAAGCTTTATGATTGCTGTCCTTTCTCTGATGGTGCAAGTTCCGTTATTCTTTGTTCTGAAAAATTTGCAAAAGAACATGGTGGTGACTATATTGAAGTAATAGGATCTGGTAGAGGTGGTTCACCTGCAGCATTACAAGGACGTGAACACATGACTACAATTCCTAGTACTAAGATTGCAGCAGCAGATGCATACAAGATGGCAGGTGTTACTGCAAAAGATATTGACTTTGCAGAAGTACATGATTGCTTTACCATAGCAGAAGTTGTTGATACTGAAGACTTGGGGTTCTTTGACAAAGGTCAAGGCATCCAAGCAGTTCGTGAAGGCAGAACAAAATTAAATTCTGATATTTCAATTAATCCATCAGGCGGTCTTAAATCAAAAGGACATCCAATTGGTGCAACAGGTGTTGGACAAGTAGTAGAAGTATTTGATCAACTTACTGGAAAAGCTGGTGAAAGAACTGTTAAAGATGCAAAAATTGGTTTAACTCATAATTTTGGTGCAACTGGTGCAAGTTGTGCTGTACATGTTTTCCAAAGTGTGTAAAATGACTGTTGAAGAACAAGTTATAGAATATGCAAAACAAGGAAAATTCTTAACTCACAAATGTACCGAATGTGGGTATCTTCACTTGTCTACTGCTTATTACTGCCTAAAATGTGGAAGCAAGGGCTTTGAGGATGTTGTCTTAGATGGAGTAGGCTCTATAGCCACATACACCATAATCACTGTGGCTCCTGCGGGCTTTGAGAAATACACTCCTTATGCTTTTGTTGTACTTCAAGTCGATAATACAGAATTGAGAATTTCAGGATTTATGGCAGGAATTGCCACCCCTGATGATCTACCTGTAGGGACAAGAGCCAAAATTACTGGTTTTGATGAACGCGGAATTATCATCGAAAAACAGTAAAATTATTTGCTTGAATTATTAAAAAAAATCAAAATCTTTTCTTAATTATTTTGCGTATCAGATCATTTTCATGTCAGTAGAAATTACATGTGGAAAATGTGGAGAAAAGATCTCAAACATGAAGATGCTAAAATCTCTAAAAGATGTCCTTAATCCATCAAATGGAAAGTGTCCATCTTGTGGACAAAAGCTTTCAACATCAGAATTTTCACTAGATGTTCAAGAAAAATAATCAAAAGTGATCTTCATCAAAGATTATTTTTTTCATTTTGATAAAATTTGATCAAAAACTGTAACAAATAATCTAGTCATAAGTCTTATTTACTCCTTATTTTTAGAAACAACAGTGAAACAGAAGGAAGAAGATTTAGAATTAGACTTAGATGTTGATGCTGATTTAGATGATGACAATGATCTAGATATGGATCTAGATGATGATGTAGACGATTCAGATCCAAAGAGAGGCGGAATATTACAATCTACCTCAAAACGTGTTAGGATGATCTTTTCTGTTATGGCCAGTCCTAATAGAATAGATATACTCAGAATCCTAAATTCTAAGGGCCCATTAACTTATTCAGAATTAAAGTCCCTAGCTGGATTCAAATCCAAAAAAGAAAGTGGAAAATTTGCATACCACTTGAGAAAATTACTTAGACAATCACTTGTTGCACTAAATAAATCAGAAAGACGTTATACAATTACAAATCTAGGAAAACTTGTTCTAAGTTTGGCAAGACAAATTGAAGAACGATCAATTATTGAAAGTGGAAAAATGTATGTTAGAACATCATCTGAATCCATTGAAGAATTTAACTCACACAAAATTATTCAATCATTAGTTAGAGAAGGAAGTCTTCCATTAGAATTAGCACAAAAAATTACCGAAGAAGTTGAAAATAGAATTTACAAATATCAAACAACATATCTTACAGGTGCATTAATTCGTGAAATGGTTAATTCTGTACTTCTTGAGCACGGTCATGAGGAGTACAGGAACAAATTGGCACGCCTAGGCCTGCCTGTTTATGATGTACAAGAAATGATTTCCAATTTGGATAATGTGGATAATGGTGCAGAAGGCCTTTTGTTCAATACTGGACAAAAAGTATTTGCCGAGCATCTTCTCACAAACGTTTTACCAAAAGATGTAGCAGATTCTCATCTTTCTGGAGACTTGCATATTTCTAATCCTGGAATTTGGTCAATGATTCCTGATACAATATTTGTGAACATTAAGGAATTAATCGAGGATGGAATTGATCTTGGTGGAAAATATCTTGATGTATCAAGAATTCCTGCATCAAAACAACTTGATGAAATTACAAGTGCACTATCTGTGGCAATTGCATTACTATCAAAGGAAGCTTCACAAGAAATTGTACTTGACGGACTAGTTGCATTATTTGCTAAACATTCAAAATCATTACCTGAGTTAGAACAAAAATTAACTGATGCATTTGCAACTGCATCAACTACTTCAAAATACAATAAGACTAGCACTAATGTTTCTATTCGCTTACAATTAGGAACTGACACAAAAATTATTAATTCAATAATTAGTGCATACAAAAATTATACAAAGATCACACCAATTCCAAAAATTGGATTAATTATTGATGCTGATAAAGGAAAGATAACTGATGTATCTCAAGAAGTCTCAGAAATAATTTCTATTGGTGGCAAAGTAATGTTTGCTAAAGGTCAAACATCAAGTTATGGAATCACTAACGGTTCTACCAAATCATCTGGTCCACTTTCAATCATTTTACAATCTGTTTCAATCAATCTTCCAAGATTAGCATTTGAATCAAATAAAGATGAAACTTACTTTAGAGCAAGACTTGCTTTATTGATGAAACCTGCATTAGCTTCAATGGCACTAAGAAAAAAAGAAATTTCTGATCTTACAAGAAGAGGTCTCAATCCAATCCTTGCAAAGAATACACAATACATGCAAAGAAGTTCTGTTTCTCTTGTTGTAAACTTGGTTGGAATCAAAGAAGCTGTTTTCAATATTTTAGGATTCCAAGATAATAAAGAAGGTCGAGATATACTCCACAAAGTCATTGAAACAGCAGTTGATGTCGGTGCCAAAAAGGGCAAAGAATTGGGTGATACAGTGGCTATTTCCATGACTGAAACTGAAGGCTCTACTCGTTTTGCTAGCCTTGATGGAGAAAAATATGGTAAAAACTCCTCTCTGAACTCTATGGATGCTGATTCATATTCTCAAGGCGTGTTGGTTAATGCTTCAGAAGTTTCTGACTATACGGTAAAAAGTGAGCCTATTTCAGAATGTAACAAACTCTCAAAATTACTCAATGGAGGCTTACTTGTAACATTAGATATTGACAAGGATGCAAAAGTTGAGGATATTAAAAAATCAATTGAGAAGACGTCTGAACTTACGCCTTCCTTCAAACCCGTTAGACACACAGCAATTTGTGGTGAATGTGGTTTCAAAGATGAACAGTTTGATGACAAGTGTCCAAAGTGTAAGTCTCCTTACGTTGTCTGATTTTCGTAAATGAAAAACTAGTTCCGATCATTTTTCAAAATATTTTGATCAGTTTCAGATATCGCGATCATCGTTAATTGTTATTGAAGTTATGTTGATATGATCTTCATATTCTTATTTGATCCGATCCAATGTACATTGGAGCGTTGTCAACTTTATTGAGTCAAAGTTTTAGGAAAACTGGACAAACAGTTTATACAGTTATTCTTTCTAACCCTCATCGGGGAGATTATAATGGATAATTCACAAATAGAAAATACGATCACTGAGATCCGTAAGCGCAGTGGCGCAGTAACGGCTTTCAATAAAAATAAAATTTCAAATGCCATTTATCGGGCATTGGCAGCCACCTCTAAAGCCGATCGTGGCGTTGCCGACAAACTAGCTGAAGATGTAGTAAATAAGCTAGTAGAACAAGGATTTACAAACTCTAGAGCACCTACGGTTGAGGATATTCAAGATATTGTAGAGTCAACTTTAATCGATAGCGGCAATAGCGATATTGCAAAGGCATACATCGTTTATCGACATGAGAGAAGAAAACTAAGAGATGAAAAAATGAAGGTCTTAAATCTAAAGACTTTGGATCCCGTCTCCAAGAAATTTGACTTGAATTGTCTTAGAGTACTTGCCTCTAGATATCTTTTCAGAAATTCAAAAAGTGAGATAATTGAATCACCAACTCAAATGTTTGAAAGAGTTGCAATTCTGGTTGGAATTGGTGATATGCTATATGATTCTCAAATATTTGATAAGGCTGGAAGTCATAAACAAGATGTAGAAGAAGCAAATTCTTATCTTGAAAAATTAGATGCCTTTGATTATAAATTCAAAGTTGGAGATTATTTCTTTAACAAATGGCATTTTAGAGCACTCATCACTCATTATGTAACCCTTGCAAACAAAGGACAAATGAAAATAAGTTTCAAAGATGTTTTGACACTGCTAGCAGGTAAAAAACTTGACAGCTATGCAGACAAAATCACTGAATACTTTCAAATGATGACTGCACAAGATTTCCTACCAAATTCACCAACCATGATGAATGCTGGTGGAAGACTAGGACAACTCTCAGCATGCTTTGTACTTGGAATGAATGATGGCATGGAAGAAATCATGAAATCCACTTCTGATGCTGCACTAATTTTCAAATCTGGTGGTGGAGTTGGAATTAACTACTCTGATCTTCGTGAAGAGGGTGATATTGTAGCATCAACATCTGGTGTTGCATCAGGTCCTGTATCATTCATGAATATCATCAACACTGTGACTGAAGTTGTAAAACAAGGAGGAAAAAGACGTGGTGCAAACATGGGAATTATTGAAGCATGGCATCCAGACGTTGAAAAATTCATTACAAACAAAACCGAAGCTGGAGTTTTAGAAAATTTCAACATCAGTGTTGGAATATGGGAAGACTTTTGGCATGCACTTGTAAACACAACTGATGGTAACTATGTTTTACGTAGTCCACGTGATAAAAAACCAGTAAAAGAAATCAATGCACATCAATTAATTGATCTAATTGCATTATCTGCATGGAAAAGCGCAGAACCTGGTTTGATCTTCTTTGATCAAATTAACAAATACAATGTATTTGCAAAAGCTAGGAAAGGACCACTAAGAGCAACAAATCCATGTGGTGAACAAAGCCTTTATCCATACGAGTCATGCAACTTGGGTTCTATCAACTTGGTAAATCTTGCAAAAAGACAAGCTGATGGTTCTTATGAATTTGATTGGCAAGGATATGAAGAGATTATACGAAAGACAACAAGATTCTTGGATAACATCATTGATGTAAATAATTATCCAGTTCCAGAAATCAATGCAGCCTCAAAAGAATCTAGAAGAATTGGACTTGGAGTAATGGGAGTAGCAGATTTGTTATACCGACTCAAAATTCCGTACAACTCTAAAGAAGGATATGAACTACAATCAAAACTATCTGAAGCACTAACATACTATTCTATGGAAGAAAGTGTAGCACTAGCTAGTGCTCGTGGCGAATTCCCACTTTGCTCACAGACAGAATATCCAGAAGGTAAGATTCCAGTATCAGGATATTATGAGAAACCAAAAGATTCTCATTCCTATGAGTGGGATCCGCTTATTGAGAAAATCCAAAAACATGGTATTAGAAATGTCTTAACCACTACAGTAGCTCCAACTGGAACCCTTTCCATGATTGCAGACTGTTCAAATGGAATGGAACCTGCATTTGCTCTGGTCT contains:
- a CDS encoding thiolase domain-containing protein, which produces MTFVEKVCVLGAGSTKYGKLSESIADITTQASVSAIESAGIDPKEIKASYISNVFGVADKQVHIGPVLMSRLGIPDKPSLTIESACGSGSVSFREAYANVAAGFYDCLVVTGVEKVTHTGTEWTTTYFAYCSDFFYEGQAGASFPGLFASMARAYLTEFDATEEDFAAVAVKNHDNGFLNPKAHMQKKITVDDVMKSAVVASPLKLYDCCPFSDGASSVILCSEKFAKEHGGDYIEVIGSGRGGSPAALQGREHMTTIPSTKIAAADAYKMAGVTAKDIDFAEVHDCFTIAEVVDTEDLGFFDKGQGIQAVREGRTKLNSDISINPSGGLKSKGHPIGATGVGQVVEVFDQLTGKAGERTVKDAKIGLTHNFGATGASCAVHVFQSV
- a CDS encoding OB-fold domain-containing protein, coding for MTVEEQVIEYAKQGKFLTHKCTECGYLHLSTAYYCLKCGSKGFEDVVLDGVGSIATYTIITVAPAGFEKYTPYAFVVLQVDNTELRISGFMAGIATPDDLPVGTRAKITGFDERGIIIEKQ
- the nrdD gene encoding anaerobic ribonucleoside-triphosphate reductase, which gives rise to MKQKEEDLELDLDVDADLDDDNDLDMDLDDDVDDSDPKRGGILQSTSKRVRMIFSVMASPNRIDILRILNSKGPLTYSELKSLAGFKSKKESGKFAYHLRKLLRQSLVALNKSERRYTITNLGKLVLSLARQIEERSIIESGKMYVRTSSESIEEFNSHKIIQSLVREGSLPLELAQKITEEVENRIYKYQTTYLTGALIREMVNSVLLEHGHEEYRNKLARLGLPVYDVQEMISNLDNVDNGAEGLLFNTGQKVFAEHLLTNVLPKDVADSHLSGDLHISNPGIWSMIPDTIFVNIKELIEDGIDLGGKYLDVSRIPASKQLDEITSALSVAIALLSKEASQEIVLDGLVALFAKHSKSLPELEQKLTDAFATASTTSKYNKTSTNVSIRLQLGTDTKIINSIISAYKNYTKITPIPKIGLIIDADKGKITDVSQEVSEIISIGGKVMFAKGQTSSYGITNGSTKSSGPLSIILQSVSINLPRLAFESNKDETYFRARLALLMKPALASMALRKKEISDLTRRGLNPILAKNTQYMQRSSVSLVVNLVGIKEAVFNILGFQDNKEGRDILHKVIETAVDVGAKKGKELGDTVAISMTETEGSTRFASLDGEKYGKNSSLNSMDADSYSQGVLVNASEVSDYTVKSEPISECNKLSKLLNGGLLVTLDIDKDAKVEDIKKSIEKTSELTPSFKPVRHTAICGECGFKDEQFDDKCPKCKSPYVV
- a CDS encoding adenosylcobalamin-dependent ribonucleoside-diphosphate reductase, whose protein sequence is MDNSQIENTITEIRKRSGAVTAFNKNKISNAIYRALAATSKADRGVADKLAEDVVNKLVEQGFTNSRAPTVEDIQDIVESTLIDSGNSDIAKAYIVYRHERRKLRDEKMKVLNLKTLDPVSKKFDLNCLRVLASRYLFRNSKSEIIESPTQMFERVAILVGIGDMLYDSQIFDKAGSHKQDVEEANSYLEKLDAFDYKFKVGDYFFNKWHFRALITHYVTLANKGQMKISFKDVLTLLAGKKLDSYADKITEYFQMMTAQDFLPNSPTMMNAGGRLGQLSACFVLGMNDGMEEIMKSTSDAALIFKSGGGVGINYSDLREEGDIVASTSGVASGPVSFMNIINTVTEVVKQGGKRRGANMGIIEAWHPDVEKFITNKTEAGVLENFNISVGIWEDFWHALVNTTDGNYVLRSPRDKKPVKEINAHQLIDLIALSAWKSAEPGLIFFDQINKYNVFAKARKGPLRATNPCGEQSLYPYESCNLGSINLVNLAKRQADGSYEFDWQGYEEIIRKTTRFLDNIIDVNNYPVPEINAASKESRRIGLGVMGVADLLYRLKIPYNSKEGYELQSKLSEALTYYSMEESVALASARGEFPLCSQTEYPEGKIPVSGYYEKPKDSHSYEWDPLIEKIQKHGIRNVLTTTVAPTGTLSMIADCSNGMEPAFALVFEKRVTVGRFFYTNKILEEALKERGLYTDEILEKIADNYGSLKGIEEIPQDLQDVFVTAMDIHWADHLMAQGVWQDWIGNAIAKTINMPYDVTVEDVKSAYLLAHEIGLKGMTVYRDGSRHKQVLHMTSENATKTFEVRPSDYMTEFVTKNITNPYIKSQVNAALALKVHDEEITIEPPKTEEVSEDRLCPTCKNNLVFVEGCSICIECGYSGCTSG